ccacaaaatcacggaattaccccagacttgaagggtgaagctgttagcccctcatactatcgcgcaatgatcggatctcttatgtacctcacagcatcaaggccagacataatgtacccaacgtgcctgcttgccagatatcaagtcaacccgaaggcctcacatcttgcagctgtcaaaaggatttttcgttatttgaagggttgccctgacaccggtctatggtaccctagggataataactttgaattgatcgcattcagtgattctgattttggcggatgcaaaatcgacggcaaatccacaacggctggatgtcagtttttaggaaatcgcctagtcacatggcagtgcaagaagcagacatgcgtcgctacatcaacatgcgaagctgaatacattgctgcctcaagttgttgctcccaggttctttggatccaacaacaattacacGACTACGgctttgaattcctaactactcctatttacgttgataattctgctgcattacagatcactagaaatcctgtgcagcactcaaagactaaacacatcgaaatcaaatatcacttcatacgtgattgctttgagaaaaggctaatcgatgttattaaggtccacaccgatgaccaacgtgccgacctttttaccaaagcatttgacaaatcaagatttgactttttattattggtaaacggcattaaggtcaagcaagagtaaaaccaacatcggaaaatcatttttgtaaatatctttgtgttttttaaatttgtcttagtttgttgattttagggggagtaactCCAAaatctaaaaatccaaaaacatcgaaaaaatttcaaaaacacaaaaacaatagaaaaacaaaaatgagtttcctggcgagtaaaagagaaaatgatagtacatcagtggtctatccaaacctctttaaaccttaaatgaaaaacgataagcagctctatataagatgtatcggtaggctcacaatcattttaaagtgtgcaagGTGATATAAATcataaatcgactgaagaccaggtgggaaccattcattggcatatggtcttagtaccgaaatttcgtttgatagattgccgaggttctgagatattcggtctttatgctgcttatcatctgggtatcatggttatatcttttaccgaaaaataacggggacgcaagtctagatcttccatgatactatacatacgtgtacatactgcattcgacctcaataagtgataaacaatcacatgtccatatcaaataagtgatataatatcacatttttccgggagtcaagttcgtctctctgctgtacggaagtactgacctgttcacggacttgctcctgtgccctcatgcatatgaaaatcaagttcctcctcaataagtgattctatcacatagggcttgttttcaaatcaaaataagtgagaatctcacatcatatacggtcaaacagatgataatcggtatactcaccggtaagatgaaccctcgtgcataccttgatacgggaatgtgtcgtgatgtggatgaacaccggtcggtaagtataaatcataccttaacgtatcccctcgccatgattacatctgataagttgagtttaagtggacaacaataccgataattgttataggatgcttatcttaatgttaactaactgaacaacaagagaactttggcatgaccgtacactgatatgattctcttaccctcgaaactcaaaaaaaatgtctgtatatatttgtttactgcttttagtctttacatttaaaaaaaaaatttcaaaaataccaaaaagattttaggtgtgttttaatataaactttataaaagcaaaaaagattttatttctactttattttcgatcgtacgatgttggagctcgagtcttcgttacctgaaacctgactgaaaaccgaattgactaaatcttcataagcggtcgaaatttgcaaattttgaaagttagaaactaaaattgataaattcgttaaactttcaaactgtcggacggtgtttgattgtgacatggtcattcgtgtgtcacttgtttatgctaactatattccaagaagttgttctcattacgcgtttagatttcttgcatgtgcagattctaaaggcaaggagaacatagtcgatgacaagcttcggaatgaagacacgacgtgaaggcactcaaaagatgaaaatgatcgagttgccgctgaccatcatcaacaacacaaggatctcaagctataaagatcaagtcattcacgagcataactcaagggggagcttatgttaagggggagtttgtcaacacacttcctacctgatacgggtagtttgttgatacactttctgctttaaagacgtgaagactttgaagatcctccgacattgaagacttgaaaggacgtcaAAGACTTGAAGACacaaagatcgagacaaagctacagccaagggggagtttgttggtgcacttgtgtctgtattTTGTCTGTATTCTGTATGATATAAGACGATGTCCTttgttagtcctgtaagtttgaccaagtcaaccatcctcctggtttgacttggccaaacagttagaaaatGGCTGTAacatgtctgtgtcgaaggatgtctcatcgaaggatagtttagatccttcgataagcacgaaagataaaccttcgatggatgatgatggacctcgatagatcatccttcgaggtatatgtagatccttcgacaggtttcaggtcgatagatgatccttcgatcaatctatctgatccttcgaccagacgatctgtgttgggtatatatacccatgtaatgtgttcacttctgAGAGAGACACAAGAGAGACAGAAAGATAGACACTCAAGAACACAGAGACACTTCTGTGagaacacacacacttagagagtttgcaaaacagatttgtaaacattgagcttgtaaccgaacctttcatacgtattaatacaagtggtgttaatcggtgaatattgtgtgtcttgtgtttgtgcttgtttcatctcggtttgcactctagcttggattccgcacttgctagtgtgtttcacataacaaggttaaggtttgacctcatcctccgagggacctacactaCATCATTTATAGAAGCTTGGAAAGATAACTCCATGACAAGGAGTTTATTATGTGGCGCATTCTAAAACTTATAATGTAAGTGGAGATATTCGTAGAGGAGAGTAACATATATAATGAAAGAATGATGCAAGTCAAAGAAAATGAGTATAGTTAACAAGGAACTCACATTGTTCCGGCGACTGTCGTTGTGATGTGAGTGTTTTCTTCTTCGTTGAGCTTTGCTAAACCAAAATCTGAAATCTTTGGGGTAAGGTCAGTATCAAGAAGTACATTTGTTGCCTTTATATCCCTATGAACCATTCTTAGCACTGAATCTTCATGTAGGAATTTTAGACCTTTTGCTATCCCAATAGAAATTCGTTGTCTTGTAGGAAAATCTATTTCCATCATAGCTTTATCATTAtctgatttataaaaaaaaaaaatgtatgttATTCAAGAAGTTGTGTGTGGTTAGATATACCAATCATATTTAGTGGGTTGACTTGATTTAATCTCCTAGCTTCGATTTACTTGGTTTCCTTTTCATAGCCTTTTATTTTGTATTAGTCATTGTTTTCTCATGagaaatacacaaatattattccAGAATTGATTACGTATTCCATTTTGGAGTGTCCGGTGTAATTGTTAACATTTCCTTCTTTTACAAATAGCCTATCATTTTGAATGCCCATCGTTACCTTTAGTTCACTACAAAGATTGACTTTGTTTACTTTTTTCATTACTAAGTGGGATGGAGCGAGAAAAGGAGAATACCAAATAGAGCATGTGCTAGAGAATTATTCGCCATGTACTCATAAACAAGCAGTAGTTGGTTGCGTTCCACACAACACCCATGTAGTCTTACAACATTAGGGTGTTGAATACTGGCTATCATCCCTATTTCATTCACAAATTCACGATTTCCTTGACTTGATTTAGAAGAAAGTTTCTTCACAGCGATTAGAGTTCCATCTTGTAGTGTGCCCTACAATTAATGGATTATAGGTTCATGTCAACTACACCTTTAATACGTTCATTAGtttctttcatttttttcttttgaatttgagcaccaaacaaataaaactttgtaatATAACAATGTGCAACACTAAAAAATATATCACTATATATTCAATAATTACCATGTAGACTGATCCAAAACCACCTTCCCCAAGTTTATTTGAATCAGCAAAGTTGCGGGTGGCAGCTTTGATCTGTCTATATGTGAATACACCTGTCTGCAAATCGATTCCCCTTATATCTGCAAGTAAAAGGTatattatcaatgaaataaatgTGCCTAACTAATGGCTTAAGTAGCCACAACACAAACCTCAATGTCATTGAGGGGATAGAGGATTAGAGCTGGCCTAAACCAAATTTGAAGTTTAGCTTTCTAAATAACCGAAATTAATGCAAGGCTTTTTGAGTTATAACATTATGAAAATTTGTTGTTGCTGGTCTCTATTATGCAATTTTTTTTCACGAACTTTCATAATTAATTTTGTTTAGCTAATTGGTGAAATATTCAATCTAATTCTACTCCTTTGTGACATTAGTAATCACAATTTATACTAAGGTATTTGaatacttcaaaagtttggaaaTATTTTTCTTTACTAGAATACATAATCATGAATAAACTAAACATCTGTATAACCAACAATGTGCTTTAAAAAATGGCAAATTGCATTTAAATAATCTCAGTTTTCTCAATTCGGCCGATAATAATCCTAACTTAGTGATTGTctgataataatccgaactgttccacttttggccgataatactCCGctgttaaaaatagcttaacggagttggCCTTTTTCCGAATTactacaaactgatgttttacggattttgatcagaacgaggatacgagtcgatttatgtaaaacttacctagAAATGATCCTTCAAAcagcttgatttttgttaattagaagtttaaacacccgaattgaagcacggTTTTCGTCATTTGGGGCAGTATTTCCGaaggtaaattttacatcaatcaactcgtattctcattctaatcaaaagccataaaacatcagtttgtaagtCGGAAAAAAAATTAACTCCGTTAACCTATATTTAAcgcagactattatcggccaaaagtggaccagtttgTTTGTTTGAGCTAACAGATTTTTTAAAGAAACAAAAAGAATAACAACGACCCAGCGCCTAATAATAATATTGTATAAATTTAAATGAATTTCATCAGGAGGATTTACTTTCTTAGCTTGAGCCCATGTTGGTTGTGTTAAAAATTTCTTTAACCTTACTCATATCAGAATACCTTTTTCTCGAGATTTCTTGTCCCCTATATAACCTCTCTTCCATGCAACACCAATGACTATGAGAGTAAGGAGCAACACTGCAGTCACTGCTCCAATGACTATGAATATACTTCGTTTGCCAGACTTGGTCTCTATGGGAAGCAAAATATTAGAATCACATTAAAGCTGATTTTATATTAACTTTTTATGTTTACACACACGTCTACACTTACGTGACCCATATTTCACCCTTAAACTTAGTGGCGGAACTACATGGGGATCCGGACCGTTGACCCTCCGGCCTGCCAACATAAAACCTTTTTTTCACAATATCACTTTCACTAATTTTTTTCCCAGACACCCGATCGAGTAGAACAAAACATGATCAtgcatttatatttatttattttcatataAATTAGGATATAATATCTACTATAAAAATTCTAGATTcttttattttaacttttttattcaAACTCtattacaatttttttatatGACAACGATTGGTCATTTGTGATGAAATCAAAAGTGAAAACACTAGGACAATAAGCATACCAGCCTCCATAGAAATGGCAGATATCATAGGTCCAAATACTCCATCCCTTGGGACTGCGGTTGTGCCATTCCCAGCATACTGAAACCGTATTTCTAATGTTTTATTAGTTACATGAatattttctattgtttttattACTGCCTTATCAACCCCTCCTGCTTCATGCTTGATATCAAAATTCTTTAGTTCAATTGCACCCTGCAGGGTAGAAAAAAAGGAAAAGTTTTCTGTATctttttatttctgtttttcaatTTCTAAgtgaaatatataaaataattcaGTAATTTTAGAAGCAAGACCAAAATTCAACCTGTATATAAACATCAAAAGCACGTCTTCCAAGACTCTGGTAAGATCTATTATCTCTGAATACTATCTCAGCAAAATGTAGAGTCACCTTATACCTTCCATTTACTAAACAACGACCATAGTAAGTGATAGATAGTGGGGAGCGGCGAGCGACTGTGTAGAGTTCGGAGTCTTTCATAGTGAGTCTTGATACATTATTTATTGTATATCGATAATCCTTAACATTCCATACATTTCCTGTGCTACTAAATCCCCAGTGATCATTTAAAGGACGAAATCTTGCAGGTCCACCCGGATCCTGATCATCCGCCTCGTAAACCTTGTCTCCTATGATAACTCCTGTCCCACCACAATTGATATGAACTGAACTGTAGTCTGGACAAACAAATCAGAAACATAAAATGGACCAGCTTTACTTTGGTATTTAAGAAGGAAATTTAACTTCACTGAAATAATGTTGCTCACTCTTGGAGCAAGGAAATTGGCTAAAGCAATTTGCAAGGTCGCTGCATTAAATGAAACATGAAAAACATGGTGTTTATCTCTTTGAATTGAAGATCCATTAATACTAAAAACCACAAGTAGGGTATAAGCTTACGACTCGTTTCCATAATTAGCGTGGCTTCGGAATAAGTTCCTAGTAAATGAAGAAGTCATGCATAGACTATAGCTTGAAGTTTTATGGGAACAAGAAAAGAGTATTTAGAATCTGAAAGCTTACACTGATTCAGGACAACGTTGAAGCACTGGTTCTTTACTAAAGTGGTTGTAGGAAAGATCTACTGCAACACCTGAGTATAAACACAATaatgtcagaaaatacaaaaacaattttACCGCCAAATGCATAACAACATCCACAACAACATTCATGGGTACTGGTATACAGGGCCGCCCCAAGCTTTTTGGGGGCCCTAAGCGAATTTTAAAATCGGGGCCctctaaaaaaaatattattctACTCACAAGCGTAAGAATAACTTATCTTACTAGATTGATATCTTAATAAGTCAAAAAAAGGTTacttgtgacactctaggttttcccgaacaAACATCTTGTAATATCATTTTGTATATacattattaaatgaaaatgtgACCTTCTTACATGCtacgtgttgtatgtatgtatgtatatatatatatatatatttatgagtttgtgctagtgagtcgagaccatgactcgagaccactcggtctcgagtgggccgtaactggttgggccgaaacccccttagcCTACTCGAAACCAAGTATAAAACCCCCAAACCTTCCCCCACTTCCTTCAtttttacacaaacacacactccttttctctctcactaaaaaccctcaacaacaccacCTTCTCTCCcaaattctcggttcaagctCGGATCTAACCGGCAACAACAAAGAATCTCggtcaagaaactcggtcaagctCGTCATCGTCACCCGGACACTTCACTTTCTCGGTTTCTCCTTGATTCGGTGCcttttcacaaccggttagtgttctaatgTGTGTGTAGGATATATGTGTGTTTTATGAACTAGAAGGTGTTTAGTTAgaagtgttatgcatgattttcgcATGATTTGTGAGTATTAACAATATGTGTAAACCATTATATGTTAATGCTTgataaaatgtttaaaaaaatggcTAATGAATGGTAGTTTAAGAGTGTTTATGGCCAACCGAACTATGTTCAAGGTTACAAAATGAATGTCTcgtttgtttcttgcaaaatgatcttgttaaacatgtgattttggttcaaaGAATGCATGGTTATGTTTAAtataaaaaccctaaaatgatgaacttaTGATGAACATGTTGAATATGGGTTGAAGATTTGAAAAAGGTAATGTTTGATCCATTATAATTAATTGTCAGTTTAGAAAACTTGTTAGTTAACCCTCATTGGTTATTTCTTAAAATGGGCCTGATGCATAGTACAAATTGGCCTGATATATCTGAATCAGCACGTGAACAAGTCAAGAccagcattgcgactcgagaccacggcgtgacaactcgagaccgcaacggttgcgactcgagaccacggcctgacaactcgagaccgcaacggttgcgactcgagacctcctcgtgacaactcgagaccggactcggaacctctgaggttgcgagtcaagcctgcaccactcgaaaccagccagtacaactcgagacctctgggttgcgactcgagaccgcaagttctcgagtcgagacccccttgtctcgactgggctgctcacttagttattgggccataacTTGAATTGGTTTGGGTTGCCTGATTGTTTGGACTATCTGCTTTGCTGGACTAATTGTCAACTGTGTGAATctttagggccggcccaataacttatatgttaaaaatgcATGTATTGTGTTAGAATCTTGTAAGATATACGTGATTaattgtacaccaaacctgacctatactggtgaccatgttaggacgtggtgaccagcgtgtttgacaagtaacctaaatctgccaagcaacccaaggtgagctcacacactaaaagcatgcgtcccaaggagggacacggacaaactgccaactttgggaaaaatactattgaactattatttccgggggaaatccgaatgggtatttactatctccgggggagatacgtttggatattatttataaatcacaactagccaagctaaacgaaactctatcactttaagtccctgcttacagtaccgattaatcgccgggggcgaacgggttattagttgatagcgctattaggtttgacaacctcacaccgtgaccgggggagatcgggcgtgaactagtagaccttgcatcttggtcaatgacgatggacattgactcggggcacaataactttccgtcaacagtttcggtatctacagtttagtgagcttacagatggggtagctccccacaacgtgattataaatgctttatctaaacaacttatgtttttcgaaaactaaaactggacaactagtgaactcgctcaactttatgttgacaccttactgcatgctttgcaggtacccagtgactcaggagcttgcagcttgcggatgtgtagtggtcgtctaacccgtgtgttgggttctaaataaacttgaactaagaatcttgttctaaactattttgtctatgcttccgccacttatctgaactattacttaaccttaaatacttttgaactttgattatgatatttgccaaccttgtggttggtgagtattacttatgttattaattaaattgctcagtataattggtggctggatcctggtcagtcacacctccaagcggtggtgttccgcatgtggattttgggggtgtgacagattggtatcagagccattggttatagtcaacttggttttaaaaaggggaaaaatctttttgagaaaaaacagactataacccgtgactcgtgacgacactacactccaagtgcaaggctcagcacatagacctcatagctcggactagtgtctACTTGCTTACTTACTTTATGTTTTCTGTTTTgttatacgtactagtgtgcctacaTAGATAAATACACCTCTCTCtcctatctcattctcgctacattacgacaccacactcatactatgttttctgtttatgaagacaatgagtggacgtggaagaggaaacattaacatgactcaggctcaattcactaacctgcttaacacggtggctgcagctttcgcagctcaccctggaggtaaactcgttatcctaggatgtttagatccttcCGCCGCGTCGTCTTTTATCCTTAAACCTATATGCTTCGCTTCTCAcaaacaggtcagcatgcacctgcgcaaccacacgtgtgtactttcaaaactttcatggattgcaagcctctccctttcaatggcactgagggtgccataggtcttctgcactggattgagaaagttgaagctgtctttgctgtctgtgagtgtcccctgcgaattgggtgaagtttgctactggtacgcttgaaggaaacgtgctttcctggtggaaggcgcaaattcagatgtttggattagaaactgctaatgctactgcgtgggaggatttcaaggacatgattaaggaggagtactgtcaccgggacgacatccacaaactcgagaacgagtactttgcgcttaagatggttgggtcagagattgagacctgcaccaaactgtccaacgactatgctgctctttgcccaaacatgtctcggcctatgtatcgaagaatcgaattgtacatcaagggtttggctccagaaatccgaagccatgtgactgcagccaacctcaataccatttAGCCGGTcgtccgtcttgctcacaaactcactgatcaggccgtagaagagggcaagctgcccaaaaggatcagtgctactgccggaacttctaatgacaacaagcgtaagtgggaaggaaatcaaagcaaggatgctaaccacactcaggccccagcacagcaaaggaaaactgaaaacaacaagggccctcaacaacagggtggttATCgcggaaaccaccccaagtgcaacaagtgcaatcgacatcacagtgggccttgtgggaaaagtcagtgtcagcgatgtaacaagatggggcatgaggccaaggactgtaggagcccacgtcccgcggggcagaaccagcagcagcagcagtatCATGGGAACGTCacgggttgtttccagtgtggagctgaggggcacttcataacaaccctcggtaaaacagacatcctcataatatttccgacaccctaatatattttaaatatctcaatgtgtctttatatgcaccccgtatgtgaaaaccgagccccaaaatagattatactatataaaataaataaaaacaataattattaggttgaggcgggccgcgtagggcctcacctcaagttaaagcgggccgcgcgagtgtgtaccagtatatcgccaaaaccataagcccaagcgggccgcgtacatgttcggtttagttgatgcgggccgcgcgcgTCCTAAATGGTGGCATGACCCGGAGCCGCCACGTGTCCAGCGCGTGTCGAACCTAGTGTGTGACCGGACTAAGCTACGCTTTGACCcggagttgacgcgggccgcatgagcccggcccaaactccacgcgggccgcgaggggactcaattacagccctataaatggaGGCCATCGGCCTTCAGTCCGCTTTCGTTCATTTTTCTTTCTGTCTCTCTAcacttttaaatagtgggcattatacccgagtccaatacccctaaaatagcgaggttctgctacgatgtaagtattataacccctggagacgtattagatacgctgcccgattgatctagggttccgtaacggctgtcgtggttctgcccgacgtagtcgttggaatgccgtctcggggagggtattactaatgttaaaatgggttattatactaacacacgtgcatttgtgtaaattatagatattcaccaggaaaccctaaagaatcacctaagacagcaatgtgagttaattctctttttatatactcatttttgtgagttgatccacttttgtaaacctttttgtttactgtttttacaaaacctcacttaattaaatatatacaaaccagttattgagtatttgta
This is a stretch of genomic DNA from Helianthus annuus cultivar XRQ/B chromosome 16, HanXRQr2.0-SUNRISE, whole genome shotgun sequence. It encodes these proteins:
- the LOC110915448 gene encoding probable leucine-rich repeat receptor-like serine/threonine-protein kinase At3g14840 isoform X12, producing the protein MSIIFNKSLELLSTIVLIFLALLLFEVTDVHAQNGYLPQDEVRALRDIAEELGKRDWNFSLNPCDNNPNWATPNNQTETSLYNNTVMCNCSYPGDVCHVITMSLQNNMFSGTIPAELGKLENLANLILNANNLSGQLPVELNSLTNLTELRLTGNNFNGRIPSLESWKQLSKLEMIGSGVGGPIPASISLLSNLEELRISDLSGESSPFPNLRNMTNMRNLVLRSCNITGRIPNYIALLPNLKFLDLSFNGLVGDIPDLSGLDDLYTVYFTGNSLNANVPGWLMNTGVAVDLSYNHFSKEPVLQRCPESVNLFRSHANYGNESDLANCFSQFPCSKNYSSVHINCGGTGVIIGDKVYEADDQDPGGPARFRPLNDHWGFSSTGNVWNVKDYRYTINNVSRLTMKDSELYTVARRSPLSITYYGRCLVNGRYKVTLHFAEIVFRDNRSYQSLGRRAFDVYIQGAIELKNFDIKHEAGGVDKAVIKTIENIHVTNKTLEIRFQYAGNGTTAVPRDGVFGPMISAISMEAGRRVNGPDPHVVPPLSLRVKYGSQTKSGKRSIFIVIGAVTAVLLLTLIVIGVAWKRGYIGDKKSREKDIRGIDLQTGVFTYRQIKAATRNFADSNKLGEGGFGSVYMGTLQDGTLIAVKKLSSKSSQGNREFVNEIGMIASIQHPNVVRLHGCCVERNQLLLVYEYMANNSLAHALFDNDKAMMEIDFPTRQRISIGIAKGLKFLHEDSVLRMVHRDIKATNVLLDTDLTPKISDFGLAKLNEEENTHITTTVAGTIGYMAPEYALRGHLSYKADVYSFGVLLLEIIAGKSNMKYHPTEEFICLVDWVVALKQKGCLMDLVDSRLGSDFNKEEALRMIQIALLCINKYPAHRPTMSEVTNMLEGRIKIKKQDINLTTSDDEFRLQALKMKLEEIQTPYFDELESFTNPSSSIHDQYTDSQASEKNLLI
- the LOC110915448 gene encoding probable leucine-rich repeat receptor-like serine/threonine-protein kinase At3g14840 isoform X26 — its product is MSIIFNKSLELLSTIVLIFLALLLFEVTDVHAQNGYLPQDEVRALRDIAEELGKRDWNFSLNPCDNNPNWATPNNQTETSLYNNTVMCNCSYPGDVCHVITIILEGQDLDGVLPPSLAKLPYIKTIDLGRNYLNGTIPSEWASTKLEYLSVSANRLTGRIPTYLGNITSLVYLSLQNNMFSGTIPAELGKLENLANLILNANNLSGQLPVELNSLTNLTELRLTGNNFNGRIPSLESWKQLSKLEMIGSGVGGPIPASISLLSNLEELRISDLSGESSPFPNLRNMTNMRNLVLRSCNITGRIPNYIALLPNLKFLDLSFNGLVGDIPDLSGLDDLYTVYFTGNSLNANVPGWLMNTGVAVDLSYNHFSKEPVLQRCPESVNLFRSHANYGNESDLANCFSQFPCSKNYSSVHINCGGTGVIIGDKVYEADDQDPGGPARFRPLNDHWGFSSTGNVWNVKDYRYTINNVSRLTMKDSELYTVARRSPLSITYYGRCLVNGRYKVTLHFAEIVFRDNRSYQSLGRRAFDVYIQGAIELKNFDIKHEAGGVDKAVIKTIENIHVTNKTLEIRFQYAGNGTTAVPRDGVFGPMISAISMEAETKSGKRSIFIVIGAVTAVLLLTLIVIGVAWKRGYIGDKKSREKDIRGIDLQTGVFTYRQIKAATRNFADSNKLGEGGFGSVYMGTLQDGTLIAVKKLSSKSSQGNREFVNEIGMIASIQHPNVVRLHGCCVERNQLLLVYEYMANNSLAHALFDNDKAMMEIDFPTRQRISIGIAKGLKFLHEDSVLRMVHRDIKATNVLLDTDLTPKISDFGLAKLNEEENTHITTTVAGTMSG